Proteins encoded in a region of the Oscillospiraceae bacterium MB24-C1 genome:
- the gltS gene encoding sodium/glutamate symporter, producing MALSFNLIETFGLSVVVLLIGKFLVDKIGFLNKFCIPAPVVGGLLFSLLNLAFNVSGVATVTLDTGLQSFFMICFFTTVGFGASLAVLKKGSVAVIIFLAAASLLCVLQNVTGAGIATLMGESPLLGVAVGSVPMTGGHGTAAAFGPIMEEAGLIGASTIAVAAATFGLVSGSLMGGPVANRLIRKRNLKASAADAVSTDKSILEEKKVLLNSGHLSTAFFQIAVAMGLGSYVSKAIALTGLTVPAYIGSMLVAAFMRNIFKDGTSKEIRIAEIQALGEIFLSIFLAQALMSLKLWELASLALPLVVILLAQVTLMFLFTNFVTFNVMGRDYDAAVLAAGHCGFGMGATPNGVANMTAVVTKYEPSPKAFFVLPIIGGLFIDFINSFIVLFFINALK from the coding sequence ATGGCGCTATCTTTTAATTTGATCGAAACATTTGGTCTTTCGGTTGTCGTACTATTAATCGGAAAATTTCTGGTTGATAAAATTGGATTTTTAAACAAATTTTGCATTCCGGCTCCGGTTGTGGGTGGTCTTCTGTTTTCGCTGCTGAATCTGGCGTTTAATGTCAGCGGGGTAGCGACCGTAACACTGGACACGGGTCTTCAAAGCTTTTTCATGATCTGCTTCTTCACTACCGTTGGCTTCGGCGCAAGCTTAGCGGTACTTAAAAAAGGCTCGGTCGCAGTTATTATATTCTTGGCGGCGGCCAGCTTGCTTTGCGTATTACAGAACGTCACTGGCGCGGGCATTGCCACACTGATGGGTGAAAGTCCGCTGCTTGGCGTGGCGGTAGGCTCCGTCCCCATGACCGGCGGCCATGGTACTGCTGCCGCGTTTGGACCGATAATGGAGGAAGCCGGTTTGATAGGCGCTTCTACCATCGCGGTCGCTGCAGCTACCTTCGGATTGGTTAGCGGCAGCCTTATGGGCGGCCCGGTTGCTAACCGCTTAATTCGCAAGCGGAACCTCAAGGCTAGCGCAGCGGATGCTGTATCCACTGATAAGTCTATCCTCGAAGAAAAGAAAGTTCTTTTAAACAGTGGTCACCTGTCCACCGCGTTTTTCCAGATTGCGGTTGCAATGGGTCTGGGCAGCTATGTTTCTAAGGCGATTGCGCTGACTGGGTTGACTGTACCGGCTTATATCGGTTCTATGCTCGTAGCAGCGTTCATGCGCAACATCTTTAAGGATGGAACCTCTAAAGAGATTCGCATTGCCGAAATTCAGGCACTGGGCGAGATTTTCCTGTCCATCTTCCTAGCGCAGGCGCTGATGTCACTCAAGCTCTGGGAGCTGGCCAGCCTGGCGCTGCCGCTGGTTGTCATTCTGCTTGCACAGGTCACCCTGATGTTCCTGTTCACAAACTTTGTTACCTTTAACGTTATGGGCAGAGATTATGACGCCGCGGTTCTTGCTGCCGGTCACTGCGGATTCGGCATGGGCGCAACCCCCAACGGTGTCGCCAACATGACCGCGGTCGTGACTAAATATGAGCCGTCACCGAAAGCGTTTTTCGTTCTTCCTATTATCGGCGGACTGTTTATCGACTTTATCAACTCCTTTATTGTGCTGTTCTTCATCAACGCACTGAAATAA
- a CDS encoding DUF3892 domain-containing protein, with translation MEQNNVPQSLAQNTLDQIPSPTSDARSITALVKEGGKVTGYQLSDKTVLDKTQAIALARQGGIKGVGISHRGDTEYLKSLPDNSDGNNLSNLSSISPADKE, from the coding sequence ATGGAGCAAAACAATGTACCGCAATCGCTTGCGCAGAACACGTTAGACCAAATTCCCTCGCCGACATCTGACGCCCGTAGCATTACCGCTTTGGTTAAAGAGGGTGGCAAGGTAACAGGTTATCAGCTCTCAGATAAGACGGTTCTAGATAAAACGCAGGCCATCGCGCTGGCGCGGCAGGGTGGCATTAAAGGCGTGGGTATCTCCCACCGCGGTGACACCGAATATCTTAAATCGCTCCCCGACAACAGCGACGGTAATAACCTGAGTAATCTATCCTCAATTTCTCCCGCTGATAAGGAGTAA
- a CDS encoding dihydrolipoyl dehydrogenase, producing the protein MKHFDIVIVGSGAGLMVMEAALNKGLRCAIIEKSKFGGTCLTKGCIPSKMLVYPADFIREAQTSERFGIQTGSVQMDWETISRRMWKQIDFNKTIENNLQNIPNLTVYKGSAAFVDANRMVISQPGQEDEIISGDRFILAVGARSFVPKVEGLEDVGYVTSESFFGEKFPKKLWKSLTIIGSGAIGAEFAHIFSAFGTQVTMISRTSGILNKEETEVAQFVKRQFIRAGITVLNDSDILSVTAKDGQKQLTTQNRLTGERTVVECEEILVATGVQSNSDTLALEKAGVTVDKRGWITTNEFLETSQEHIWALGDINGKYQFRHKANYEAQILIQNLFSEGEKREARYDTVPWTIFTHPQVSHVGMTEKEVQQKGLTYQSAKNYYSEVVGGIAMGYHERDEDNGFVKMIIGDDKKILGVHIVGPHSSVLLQPFVYLMNAGYRCQKKCQSISAKDFEMLRILCPDVGTYAPINDSMIIHPSLNELTAWVFEKFNLPE; encoded by the coding sequence TTGAAGCATTTTGATATTGTGATTGTGGGTAGCGGGGCTGGCCTTATGGTCATGGAAGCCGCTTTGAATAAAGGGCTACGCTGTGCAATCATTGAAAAGTCGAAGTTTGGCGGCACCTGTCTGACGAAGGGCTGCATCCCGTCTAAAATGCTGGTCTACCCTGCGGATTTCATCCGTGAAGCGCAGACCTCCGAGAGATTCGGAATTCAGACAGGCTCTGTGCAGATGGACTGGGAAACCATTTCACGCAGAATGTGGAAGCAGATTGATTTTAATAAGACGATTGAAAACAATCTACAAAACATCCCCAATCTAACGGTCTATAAGGGTAGTGCAGCTTTTGTTGACGCCAACCGCATGGTGATTTCACAGCCCGGTCAGGAGGATGAAATCATCTCAGGCGACCGTTTTATTCTTGCGGTAGGCGCCAGAAGTTTTGTGCCCAAAGTCGAGGGACTTGAAGACGTCGGTTATGTGACGTCTGAAAGTTTTTTTGGTGAGAAATTTCCCAAAAAGCTATGGAAAAGCCTCACCATTATCGGCAGCGGAGCCATCGGTGCCGAGTTTGCCCACATTTTCTCTGCTTTTGGCACGCAGGTGACCATGATCTCCCGCACAAGCGGTATATTGAATAAAGAGGAAACCGAGGTGGCGCAGTTTGTCAAAAGACAATTTATCAGGGCGGGTATCACGGTGCTCAACGACAGTGATATTCTTTCGGTTACCGCCAAGGACGGTCAAAAGCAGCTGACCACCCAAAACCGCCTCACCGGTGAGCGCACCGTTGTAGAATGTGAGGAGATTCTGGTGGCCACCGGCGTGCAATCTAACTCAGACACCCTCGCGCTTGAAAAGGCCGGTGTAACGGTGGACAAAAGAGGCTGGATCACCACAAACGAATTTCTTGAGACGTCACAGGAGCACATCTGGGCTTTGGGCGACATAAACGGCAAATATCAGTTTAGACACAAAGCCAACTATGAAGCGCAAATTTTAATCCAGAACCTCTTCTCAGAAGGCGAAAAAAGAGAAGCCCGCTATGACACGGTTCCGTGGACGATTTTTACTCATCCACAGGTGTCTCATGTCGGCATGACCGAAAAAGAGGTTCAGCAAAAGGGCTTGACCTACCAGTCCGCCAAAAACTATTATTCAGAAGTCGTAGGCGGCATAGCGATGGGCTACCACGAGCGTGATGAAGACAACGGCTTTGTAAAAATGATTATCGGCGATGACAAAAAAATTCTGGGTGTGCACATTGTTGGACCACATTCTTCTGTGCTGCTTCAGCCATTTGTCTACCTGATGAACGCGGGTTATCGGTGTCAGAAAAAGTGCCAGTCCATAAGTGCAAAGGATTTTGAGATGCTCAGAATTCTGTGTCCCGATGTTGGCACCTATGCACCCATCAACGATTCGATGATTATTCACCCTTCGCTCAACGAGCTGACCGCATGGGTGTTTGAAAAGTTTAACCTTCCGGAATAG
- a CDS encoding MATE family efflux transporter has protein sequence MKGKANLKEFATYTSLNVLGMIGLSCYILADTFFVAQGLGTDGLAALNLAIPVFNLIHGSGLMIGMGGATQYAILKSQNDFERADRAFTSTVFMALAFSAVLFVTGLFLSGTITAALGADKDVFGMCQTYVKFLLLFAPLFIINNIMLCFVRNDGAPQLVMFAMIASSFSNIVLDYIFIFPMNMGIFGAVLATGFAPVISLLVLLIFFIQRKNSFHFKKSAIPVRVVGGILSCGVPYLITELASGVVMIVFNLITMRLAGNIGVAAYGIIANISIVVISIFTGVAQGIQPIISRLYGAGNRTALVATLGYALKLIVILSAVIYALVFFGADPIAAAFNSTQNVQMQRIATSGLKIYFTSCVFAGVNIIISAYFAAMERARPAYLISLLRGFVIILPTVFLLSAIWGITGVWCALPMTEASVSLVALALYYFKRPL, from the coding sequence ATGAAAGGCAAAGCGAACTTAAAAGAGTTTGCAACATATACGTCACTAAATGTGCTCGGTATGATCGGGCTTTCTTGCTATATACTGGCGGATACTTTTTTTGTGGCGCAAGGGTTGGGAACAGACGGGCTGGCGGCATTAAATCTTGCAATTCCGGTCTTTAATCTAATTCACGGTAGTGGGTTGATGATCGGTATGGGGGGTGCGACCCAATACGCCATTCTAAAAAGCCAAAATGATTTTGAACGGGCTGACCGGGCCTTTACCAGTACCGTTTTTATGGCACTGGCTTTTTCTGCCGTGCTCTTTGTCACTGGTTTATTCTTATCCGGTACCATTACCGCTGCACTGGGTGCCGATAAAGATGTTTTCGGCATGTGCCAAACATATGTGAAATTTTTGTTGTTATTTGCACCACTCTTTATAATCAATAACATTATGTTATGTTTTGTCAGAAACGACGGCGCGCCACAACTGGTTATGTTTGCGATGATAGCGAGCAGCTTTTCAAACATTGTGCTGGACTATATTTTTATCTTTCCGATGAATATGGGCATTTTTGGCGCGGTACTCGCGACTGGTTTTGCCCCCGTTATCAGCCTTTTAGTTTTATTAATATTTTTTATTCAGCGAAAAAACAGCTTTCACTTTAAGAAAAGCGCCATCCCCGTACGGGTAGTAGGGGGGATTCTCTCCTGCGGTGTACCCTATTTGATTACAGAGCTGGCCTCTGGTGTTGTAATGATTGTGTTCAATTTAATCACGATGCGTTTAGCGGGCAATATCGGTGTGGCCGCTTATGGGATAATTGCCAATATTTCGATTGTGGTAATATCCATCTTCACAGGAGTGGCGCAGGGAATCCAGCCGATCATTAGTCGGCTTTACGGCGCTGGTAACCGCACGGCACTTGTAGCTACGTTGGGTTATGCACTCAAGTTGATCGTGATATTGTCGGCTGTCATTTACGCGCTTGTTTTCTTTGGTGCTGACCCAATTGCAGCCGCTTTTAACAGTACGCAAAATGTGCAAATGCAGCGTATTGCGACATCGGGTCTTAAAATCTATTTTACATCCTGCGTTTTTGCGGGCGTTAACATCATAATTTCGGCGTATTTTGCCGCGATGGAACGTGCTCGTCCCGCGTATCTCATTTCGCTTTTGCGTGGTTTTGTCATCATTTTGCCGACGGTGTTTCTCCTGTCCGCCATCTGGGGGATAACGGGGGTCTGGTGCGCGCTTCCAATGACGGAGGCGTCGGTGTCGCTAGTTGCCCTCGCTCTTTATTATTTTAAACGGCCTCTCTAA
- a CDS encoding MBL fold metallo-hydrolase — MPKCQVTLTANSGVLIECNGTKVCCDAFHDDKAVEFSTVSPEMQQHMLESPAFQNPDMIFYTHNHRDHYTRPAAEQACKRSPGALLVSPMQELDNSLLLCEDTHRLKLGNAEFSFKHLRHDGKEYIDLPNYGCLINFDGFRVLILGDCVICNPVLEDWIKDTPVDLALLNFPWLTLKRGRTFIADVIRPRHVMFYHLPFVGDDVGGYRKMTAKNLPLITTPQDVRVLQEPFQTETVE; from the coding sequence ATGCCAAAATGTCAAGTGACCCTCACCGCAAATTCGGGCGTATTGATTGAATGTAACGGTACCAAAGTTTGTTGCGACGCCTTCCACGATGATAAAGCGGTAGAATTTAGCACAGTTTCACCTGAGATGCAGCAACATATGTTGGAATCTCCGGCATTTCAAAACCCGGACATGATTTTTTACACCCATAATCACCGTGACCACTACACCCGCCCAGCGGCGGAGCAGGCGTGCAAAAGGTCGCCCGGTGCGCTGTTGGTTTCGCCGATGCAGGAGCTGGACAACAGTCTTCTTCTTTGTGAGGACACCCACAGGCTGAAGCTTGGCAACGCCGAATTTTCGTTTAAGCATCTGCGTCATGACGGCAAGGAGTATATTGACTTACCAAACTACGGCTGTCTGATAAATTTTGACGGCTTTCGGGTGTTGATTCTAGGGGACTGTGTCATCTGCAACCCGGTGCTTGAAGACTGGATTAAGGACACGCCGGTCGATTTAGCGTTGCTCAACTTTCCATGGCTGACGCTAAAGCGCGGCAGGACGTTTATTGCCGACGTAATCCGCCCTCGGCACGTGATGTTTTATCATCTGCCTTTTGTCGGTGATGATGTGGGTGGTTATCGTAAGATGACGGCCAAAAATCTGCCGCTGATCACTACGCCCCAAGATGTCCGCGTGTTACAAGAGCCATTTCAGACTGAAACGGTGGAATAA
- a CDS encoding C-GCAxxG-C-C family protein codes for MEERVYDYFITQDYNCAETILMLANDEYGLGLREQDFKLVSAFGGGLGCEKTCGALCGALAAIGCLKVTDRAHATENFKELCADFVQRFEDDLGSIDCDVLKLKYRDEETRCLKTVELAAKALEDYIKEI; via the coding sequence ATGGAAGAACGTGTGTACGACTATTTTATTACGCAGGATTACAACTGTGCTGAGACCATTTTGATGTTGGCTAATGACGAGTACGGCCTTGGTCTGCGCGAACAGGATTTTAAGCTGGTCAGTGCGTTTGGCGGTGGCTTGGGCTGCGAGAAGACCTGTGGGGCTCTGTGCGGTGCGCTCGCGGCTATCGGCTGTCTCAAGGTGACCGACCGAGCCCATGCCACCGAAAACTTTAAAGAACTGTGCGCTGATTTTGTCCAAAGGTTTGAGGACGATCTAGGCAGCATAGACTGCGACGTGCTGAAGTTGAAATACCGTGACGAAGAAACACGATGCCTTAAAACGGTGGAATTGGCTGCAAAAGCACTTGAAGATTATATAAAAGAAATCTAA
- a CDS encoding sodium-translocating pyrophosphatase: MENLFWIGLVGAGLALSFAFFQSRRVLAFPMGNDTMKRIASAIKRGADAYLKRQYIAVSKFFAVMTALFAALAAFGLVSVFVPFAFLTGGFYSLLAGFVGMKIATAANARTACAAQKSLNRGLNVAFSSGTVMGFTVVGLGLLDISVWLLILKYLFGCGYAEIAQTMVMFGIGASSMALFARVGGGIFTKAADVGADLVGKVEAGIPEDDPRNPAVIADNVGDNVGDVAGMGADLYESYVGSILASFALGAAAYGPAGLGWQAMLLPVVIAVVGIACSILGTFFIKTGEKADQRALLKTLRTGTYIAAFLTAIIAAPVTYVVIGSMGVYVALLAGLTAGCAIGFFTEYYTSDTYKPTQQLAQSTETGAATTIIGGLSLGMRSTALPIICISVAVIVSFIAAGGSLSASPNQASYQMGLYGIGIAAVGMLSTLGITLATDAYGPVADNAGGIAEMSGLGPQVRQRTDALDSLGNTTAATGKGFAIGSAGLTALALMVSYVDIVNQKLSAIGKTIDLQITNPAVLVGVFIGAMLTFSFAAQTMSAVQRAAQSIVVEVRRQFKEITGLMEGKAEPNYEACVDLCTKGALKEMIAPSLLAVVVPIVTGLLLGCSGVVGLLGGVTVTGFVLAIFMANAGGAWDNAKKYIEGGAYGGKGSESHKAAVIGDTVGDPFKDTSGPSINILIKLVSTVSIVFSTLIVHFHLL, from the coding sequence GTGGAAAACCTATTCTGGATAGGGCTGGTCGGAGCCGGACTTGCGTTATCCTTCGCCTTTTTTCAAAGCAGACGGGTCCTGGCTTTCCCAATGGGCAATGACACGATGAAACGCATTGCTTCAGCTATTAAAAGAGGAGCCGACGCCTATTTAAAGCGGCAGTATATCGCCGTGAGTAAATTTTTCGCCGTAATGACCGCCCTATTTGCGGCACTGGCTGCGTTTGGCCTTGTCTCGGTCTTTGTTCCCTTTGCCTTTTTAACCGGTGGTTTTTATTCGCTACTGGCCGGCTTTGTCGGCATGAAGATTGCGACGGCTGCAAACGCGCGCACGGCCTGTGCCGCACAAAAAAGCCTAAACCGAGGCCTTAACGTCGCTTTTTCCTCTGGAACGGTCATGGGTTTCACAGTGGTGGGGCTAGGTCTTTTGGATATCTCGGTCTGGCTTTTGATATTAAAGTATCTGTTTGGATGTGGCTACGCCGAGATTGCACAGACAATGGTGATGTTCGGCATCGGCGCTTCGTCGATGGCGCTGTTTGCCCGCGTGGGCGGTGGCATTTTCACCAAGGCGGCGGATGTGGGTGCCGACCTCGTTGGCAAAGTCGAAGCAGGCATCCCCGAGGATGACCCCAGAAATCCAGCCGTCATCGCTGACAACGTCGGTGACAATGTTGGCGACGTCGCCGGAATGGGTGCGGATCTTTACGAATCCTATGTCGGATCGATTTTGGCCTCCTTCGCGCTGGGCGCTGCCGCCTATGGGCCGGCGGGGCTGGGCTGGCAGGCAATGTTGCTACCGGTTGTCATTGCGGTTGTGGGCATCGCGTGTTCCATTCTTGGCACCTTCTTTATCAAAACCGGAGAGAAGGCCGACCAACGCGCGCTTTTAAAGACACTGCGAACCGGGACTTACATCGCCGCTTTCCTAACTGCCATAATCGCCGCACCGGTGACCTATGTTGTCATCGGCAGCATGGGCGTTTATGTGGCGCTGCTGGCGGGACTGACAGCGGGCTGCGCCATCGGCTTCTTTACCGAATATTACACTTCCGATACTTATAAGCCGACGCAGCAATTGGCACAGAGCACCGAGACGGGTGCCGCCACCACCATCATTGGTGGTTTGTCACTGGGTATGCGGTCGACGGCACTGCCCATCATCTGCATCAGCGTGGCGGTCATTGTCAGCTTTATCGCAGCGGGTGGCAGCCTGTCGGCATCCCCCAATCAAGCTTCTTACCAGATGGGCCTGTACGGCATCGGCATCGCCGCCGTCGGCATGCTCTCAACCCTTGGCATTACGCTTGCCACCGACGCCTACGGGCCGGTGGCCGACAACGCCGGAGGTATTGCCGAGATGAGCGGACTAGGGCCGCAGGTGCGTCAGCGAACCGACGCGCTCGATTCATTGGGCAACACAACCGCCGCAACGGGCAAGGGCTTTGCCATTGGCTCGGCGGGCTTGACGGCACTGGCGCTGATGGTTTCCTACGTCGACATTGTCAACCAAAAGCTGTCCGCCATTGGCAAGACTATCGATTTGCAGATCACCAACCCCGCGGTTCTAGTGGGCGTTTTTATTGGCGCCATGCTCACCTTTAGCTTTGCGGCACAGACAATGAGCGCCGTGCAACGGGCTGCACAGTCGATCGTGGTCGAGGTTCGGCGACAATTTAAAGAGATCACTGGCCTGATGGAGGGTAAAGCTGAACCCAATTATGAAGCCTGCGTCGATCTTTGCACCAAGGGTGCTTTAAAAGAAATGATCGCACCGTCATTGCTGGCCGTGGTTGTTCCAATTGTCACCGGGTTGCTGCTGGGATGCAGCGGTGTGGTTGGGCTGCTCGGCGGCGTAACGGTGACTGGCTTTGTGCTGGCCATCTTTATGGCTAATGCGGGCGGCGCATGGGATAATGCTAAAAAATATATTGAGGGCGGCGCTTATGGCGGAAAAGGTTCCGAAAGCCATAAAGCGGCCGTAATCGGCGACACAGTCGGCGACCCCTTTAAAGACACTTCGGGCCCCTCAATCAATATCTTGATCAAGCTGGTGTCTACTGTTTCCATCGTTTTCTCTACTCTAATTGTACATTTTCATCTGTTATAA
- a CDS encoding nucleoside monophosphate kinase: MKMILLGPPGAGKGTLAKHVAATLNIPHISTGEMLRAAVKRGGSTAEEADQLMRKGQLLPDALILRIVKERLSQHDCDGGFILDGVPRTVAQAEGLEAIGVAIEKAVLLMVTDEVVIQRMAARRVCARCGAGYNLDSMPPKKEGVCDVCGGPVIARADDSPETIADRLKIYHHETEPVIDFYRRREALLPIVADSTPQKTLDALRAALAFAAEPSSVRMPR; encoded by the coding sequence ATGAAAATGATTTTGCTGGGGCCCCCCGGGGCAGGAAAAGGCACGCTAGCCAAGCACGTTGCTGCCACGTTGAACATCCCACACATATCGACCGGAGAGATGCTGCGCGCCGCGGTCAAAAGAGGTGGAAGCACCGCTGAAGAAGCCGATCAGCTAATGCGCAAAGGGCAGTTGCTGCCCGACGCTCTGATTCTGCGCATTGTCAAAGAGAGATTGTCGCAGCACGACTGCGACGGGGGCTTTATTCTGGATGGCGTGCCTCGAACGGTGGCACAGGCCGAAGGGCTTGAAGCCATTGGCGTGGCAATTGAGAAAGCTGTATTGCTCATGGTAACAGATGAGGTTGTGATACAGCGCATGGCGGCGCGCCGGGTGTGTGCTCGCTGTGGCGCGGGGTATAATCTCGATTCAATGCCCCCGAAAAAAGAGGGGGTTTGCGACGTATGCGGTGGGCCGGTTATCGCAAGGGCGGATGATTCGCCCGAGACCATCGCTGACCGTCTGAAGATTTATCACCACGAAACCGAACCGGTTATAGATTTTTACAGACGTCGCGAAGCCCTACTGCCAATTGTAGCGGACAGCACGCCGCAAAAAACGCTGGATGCGTTGCGAGCTGCACTGGCATTTGCCGCTGAACCCTCATCAGTTAGAATGCCCCGTTGA
- the fabG gene encoding 3-oxoacyl-ACP reductase FabG encodes MRLENKIAVITGAAGGIGSETAKRFLSEGAKVVLADLNADAAKKVAQSLDSTGENTLAVSVDVTNAESVSALFEAANDCFGGVDILVNNAGATLDARLVNMTEEQFDKAIAINLKGTFLCGQAAAKAMTAQQRGGAIVNIASLVGIYGNFGQSNYVAAKAGIIGMTKTWAKELGKHMIRSNAVAPGFVLTAMTEKMPPKVLDGMKEKCPMKMLGSPKHIADACLFLASTDAEFVNGAVLEVTGGLAL; translated from the coding sequence ATGAGACTCGAAAATAAAATTGCAGTTATAACCGGTGCTGCCGGGGGCATCGGCAGCGAGACAGCCAAACGCTTTTTAAGCGAAGGCGCCAAGGTGGTGCTGGCGGATTTAAACGCGGATGCGGCCAAGAAGGTAGCACAAAGTTTAGACAGCACTGGCGAAAATACGCTGGCCGTATCGGTCGACGTTACCAATGCCGAGTCGGTATCAGCGCTATTCGAAGCGGCAAATGACTGTTTTGGCGGCGTAGATATTCTGGTAAACAATGCGGGTGCGACGCTGGACGCACGTCTGGTCAACATGACCGAGGAGCAATTCGACAAAGCAATCGCCATCAACCTTAAAGGTACATTTTTATGCGGCCAGGCGGCGGCTAAAGCGATGACGGCACAACAAAGAGGCGGAGCCATCGTGAACATCGCTTCGCTCGTTGGTATCTATGGCAATTTCGGTCAGAGCAATTATGTTGCGGCCAAAGCAGGCATCATAGGAATGACAAAAACCTGGGCTAAAGAGCTTGGAAAGCACATGATTCGCAGCAACGCCGTGGCGCCGGGCTTCGTCCTGACGGCTATGACTGAGAAAATGCCCCCTAAGGTATTGGACGGCATGAAGGAAAAATGCCCTATGAAGATGCTCGGCAGCCCGAAGCATATTGCCGATGCCTGCCTGTTTTTAGCGTCCACCGATGCAGAATTTGTTAACGGTGCTGTTTTAGAAGTTACAGGTGGGCTTGCGCTGTAA
- a CDS encoding MaoC/PaaZ C-terminal domain-containing protein, giving the protein MDKLPFHIPFAQISIGDSASIVVDITQQLISDYAVFIGDKDSFHLSPKLNQVTTYERQVCQGSLLLGYFSLLAAQNLPGFGAILCKVDYDFEKPVYLGDQMTFSVVVAQKCDRRKLILEAKAVNQQSQRCISGSLIIKTLN; this is encoded by the coding sequence ATGGATAAACTACCCTTTCACATCCCGTTTGCGCAGATAAGCATCGGCGACAGCGCCTCAATAGTTGTCGATATCACACAGCAGCTCATCAGCGACTACGCGGTGTTTATAGGGGATAAAGATTCGTTTCATCTTTCACCCAAGCTAAACCAGGTAACCACCTACGAGCGCCAAGTCTGTCAAGGCAGCCTGCTGCTGGGATATTTCTCGCTTCTGGCGGCACAGAATCTGCCGGGCTTTGGGGCGATTCTTTGTAAGGTTGATTACGACTTTGAGAAGCCAGTCTATCTTGGTGACCAAATGACCTTTTCAGTTGTAGTCGCACAAAAATGCGACCGACGCAAGCTCATTTTAGAAGCAAAAGCGGTCAATCAGCAGAGTCAGCGCTGCATCAGCGGCAGTCTGATCATCAAAACCCTGAACTAA
- a CDS encoding 3-oxoacyl-ACP synthase, giving the protein MKTVNIGIRSMGCYVPPGIRDSAWISAASDIPEAVVREKFGIKLIHKAQPEETVSFMGVQAARQALGDFDPAKLDMVVYCGSEYKDYYLFNCAAKIQHELGAKNATAFEIHNLCSAGVWSLKVLKSMMIQDPDLKHVLLVSSSKEGDLINYKDSQSRFMFNFGDGAAAVLLERDLNENVILESAMIVDGQFATDVCVPGVGCVNMDHILHMPPENRYLKVMDIKSMKERLDPITLGNFNQVITRAAAKSGYDSKSINFIAPIFMKRSILNHILSEFDLTEENSFVLEEYGHCQSADCFISLIEGVKSGRLKDGDLAVMVAAGTGYTWAATAVRWGKVPVAD; this is encoded by the coding sequence ATGAAAACTGTGAACATAGGTATCCGCAGTATGGGCTGCTATGTGCCCCCCGGCATTCGAGACAGCGCGTGGATCAGCGCAGCGTCCGACATCCCCGAGGCAGTCGTGCGCGAGAAATTTGGCATCAAGCTTATCCACAAGGCCCAACCCGAAGAAACAGTGTCCTTTATGGGGGTTCAGGCCGCTCGACAGGCGCTGGGCGATTTTGACCCCGCAAAACTCGACATGGTGGTCTACTGCGGTAGTGAATATAAAGATTATTACCTCTTTAATTGCGCCGCCAAAATTCAACACGAGCTGGGCGCCAAAAATGCGACGGCGTTTGAAATCCATAATCTCTGCTCGGCGGGCGTCTGGTCGCTCAAGGTGCTTAAAAGTATGATGATTCAAGACCCCGACTTAAAGCATGTGTTGCTGGTGTCCTCTTCAAAAGAAGGCGATCTGATCAATTATAAGGATTCTCAGAGCCGCTTTATGTTTAACTTTGGTGACGGCGCAGCTGCGGTGCTGTTGGAGCGCGATCTAAACGAAAACGTTATCTTAGAGAGCGCTATGATCGTTGACGGGCAGTTTGCCACCGATGTCTGTGTGCCGGGCGTGGGCTGTGTCAATATGGATCATATTTTGCATATGCCGCCCGAAAACCGTTACCTCAAGGTCATGGACATCAAAAGCATGAAAGAAAGACTCGACCCCATCACGCTGGGCAACTTCAATCAGGTGATTACGCGCGCCGCCGCAAAAAGCGGGTACGACTCAAAATCCATCAATTTTATTGCGCCAATTTTTATGAAACGCTCAATTTTAAACCATATTTTATCGGAATTTGACCTCACCGAGGAAAACTCATTTGTGCTGGAGGAATATGGGCATTGCCAGTCGGCAGACTGTTTTATATCGCTTATTGAGGGCGTCAAGAGTGGGCGACTCAAAGACGGCGATCTGGCTGTGATGGTTGCGGCGGGTACTGGTTACACCTGGGCGGCTACCGCCGTGCGGTGGGGCAAGGTTCCGGTAGCCGATTGA